One segment of Mobula birostris isolate sMobBir1 chromosome 27, sMobBir1.hap1, whole genome shotgun sequence DNA contains the following:
- the LOC140188804 gene encoding adaptin ear-binding coat-associated protein 2-like: MAESDYESVLCVKPEVHVYRIPPRATNRGYRAADWKLDQPDWTGRLRITAKGNTAYIKLEDKNSGELFAQSPVDQFPGIAVESVIDSSRYFVIRIEDGNGRRAFIGIGFVDRGDAFDFNVSLQDHFKWVKQQNELAKQAQNPDSGPKLDLGFKDGQTIKLNIGNVRKKENSSTKPRLPSSGIGLLPPPPGAKTPTLLPPPGSHSVQDPVMPPPVKPATPELLGDFFAPTLPPAQASHAASTDLWGDFATAPSTATSQVTQSANWVQF, from the exons ATGGCGGAGAGCGACTATGAGTCGGTGCTGTGTGTGAAGCCGGAGGTTCACGTGTACAGAATACCACCGAGAGCCACGAACCGAGGCTACAG AGCTGCAGATTGGAAGTTGGATCAACCTGACTGGACTGGACGACTCCGGATAACAGCAAAAGGAAATACTGCTTACATTAAGTTAGAAGACAAAAATTCAG GAGAGCTATTTGCTCAATCTCCAGTAGATCAGTTTCCTGGCATTGCAGTGGAGAGTGTTATTGACTCCAGCAGATACTTCGTAATTCGCATCGAGGATGGAAATG GGCGACGTGCATTCATTGGCATTGGATTCGTAGATCGTGGTGATGCTTTTGATTTTAATGTCAGTCTCCAGGATCACTTCAA ATGGGTTAAGCAGCAGAATGAACTTGCCAAACAAGCTCAGAACCCAGACTCTGGACCCAAATTGGACTTGGGATTTAAGGATGGACAGACCATCAAGCTAAATATTGGG AATGTACGGAAGAAGGAAAACTCGTCGACGAAGCCTCGTTTACCGAGTAGTGGAATAGGTCTACTTCCACCTCCTCCAGGTGCTAAAACACCAACACTGCTCCCACCACCAGGATCTCATAGTGTACAGGATCCAGTGATGCCACCGCCTGTGAAGCCAGCTACTCCAG AATTACTGGGAGACTTTTTTGCTCCAACTCTACCTCCTGCTCAGGCTTCCCATGCTGCTTCCACTGATCTCTGGGGAGATTTTGCAACAGCCCCCAG CACTGCTACAAGCCAAGTGACCCAAAGTGCAAATTGGGTACAGTTTTGA